Genomic window (Phacochoerus africanus isolate WHEZ1 chromosome 1, ROS_Pafr_v1, whole genome shotgun sequence):
ttctttttctcctttgtcttctCTAATTGACACAGAACAGTGGGAGCAGTGTTGCTCAGAGGGTAAGGAGGAAGCTGTTCAGCAGAGTAAATGTGATGCAATTTTAGCCATACATTCAGtttattcaaaacaaaactgTTAATTATAACTCTTCTAGGCCTGCACATTGAGTGGCTTGAGAACCTTATTCAATTGCAGATTCTgagtcagtaggtctggggtggaacctgagagtctgcatttctttttttttttttttgtctttttgccatttctttgggccgctcctgcggcatatggaggttcccaggctaggggtcgaatcggagctgtagctgccagcctacgccggagccacagcaatgcgggatccgagccgcgtctgcaacctacaccacagctcacggcaacgccggatcgttaacccactgagcaagggcagggatcgaacccgcaacctcatagttcctagtcagattcgttaaccactgcgccacgacgggaactccgagagtctgcatttctaacctgCTCTTTGGGGATACAAACACTGAGCCTGGGACCACACTAAGCCAATTTCTCAGCACTTAGGATATGGTAGCAAAGAGAACAAGGAACCCTGCCCTTGGGGACCTTCCAGTAGGGTTGGAAGTGTACTGAACCCTAAGAAGGGTGGAGAGGCTGGAGTCAGAGGCACTCAGAGCCTTAGAAAATCAGCTGGAAGAGAATTTAGAGATGTCCAATCAAATCTACCCATTTTCAAgagtgggaaactgaggctcacagtgGAGAAGGGAGCTGGTCCATGTCACCCAAAAGGGCAAGGTCATTTGACTCCTATTCCTGAGTTATCAGGGTCCTTGGGGAGCTCTTGAGGGCAGAGCCTTGATCTCAGGGTGGAGAATAACCTGTGCCTTCAGAGGCTGCGGGGGTGGAAGTGTGGGGACTCCTACAGAATGGTCCCACTACTTCTCGTGCAGAAAGCCCTGACTTCCTGCTTCACACGTGTCCATCATGACATACCTACAGACACTGGGATATACTGGGGTAGGCACTGGATTCTTCCCACTGCCCCTTGGTGTTTCTGCACCATTAAATTTGCTGCAAGGGTGAACCAGGGTAAAATTCCAGAGAAGTAAATTCTAAATGTGTTCAGTCACGTATGTGGCCAGCAAGTAGAAAGCAGAAAGTCAGAGTTTGGTGGATCAAAACCTCTTCAAACAATGTGCATGCCTTGTGCTCAAAACAAACCCTGAGCACACACCAGGTTCCCGTCTGAACTTTCAGGGCTCACGTGAGCAGAGCCATCGACCCAGAGCTTAGAGAACCGTTTGCTGGGTGTTGAAAAGCAATTGCTTCCTCCACTACTCCTACCTGGGAACTTTTAAATTCATGCCAGTTCAGTTGCAACAGTAGCAAATTTTATGCAgtagctaaaaagaaaagcaacagctGGTACATTGGGCATTAATaatataacaaagaaagaaaaaagagaaacttttcaTTAGTACTTTTTGATGTCCATTTATTATTTATCCCTTTGCCAATATTCAAACAGGCAGGCAGTCATAAAACATTCACAGTGATCCTCTAAAACAGGGAAGGCATCTGTTTTACCTCAGTTCTTTTTTAGAAATCTGGGAATCAGGACCCCTGACATTTATAGAATAGctgtgtttaaaaatacatatgtatactcTACCAAAAATATTGTTTGAGGATCACTACTTAGAAagattttagtttaaattttatcAATGGCCAGTAGGCAGAGAGACAACTGTTGGGAGATTCAATGTCAATCAGCAAAGTGCTGCTTTCAAATTTTGTGCTCCTCAATGAGTATTATTTTGTTGAAACAAGGCACTGACAAAGCCCACTGTCCGGTAATTAGCATCCATCAAGTCTCTCCAATCAAAACGGGCAAGCTGCACCTggttctggttaaaaaaaaaaatgcgctTTGTGGGCAAGTCTGCTCCCACCTCCAGGACCCTGGTCATGTGCAGGACCACATGCAACCATAACTGCCATTTACCAGCTCCTTCCCAAAGAAGGGATCTCTTCCTGGGCCAGAAGACTCCTCAGAAGCAAAACCATTGTTGAAATGAACCAAATGACAAGCGGAAAAACTTAGGAAAATGAAGACCTCAGGAGgagctgggaagaggaggaggggccgggCCTCCTCTGCTAGGCTGCCCTTCATTTCTCTCCTGGCCGGTGTTCCTGGTATAGAGGTCGTGCTCCTTGATGTAGGTGATGACGGCATCAGGGAGCAGGTACTTCACACTCTGCCCTTGGCTCAGGGCCCGCCTGATGTACGTGGCACTGATCTCATTTTGCACAGGCTCCCTGGCCAGGTGGATGTTGTCCTGGTGTCTCTGCAGGATGGGCGAGCCCAAGATGTACCCCTTTGGGTCATGCCCTGCCCGGTCCACGCACACCAAGCCGAACTTCTCCACTATCTCCTGGATGTGCGCGTCTTTCCAGAGGTTGGGGGTCTGGAAGGTCTTCAGGATATCTGCCCCGCAGAGGAGCTTCAGCTCGGGCACAGCTGGAAAAACAAGGGTGGACCTCAAAGAAGTTACAGAAGGGTCATGGCCGGGAAAGTTGACATCATATTCTGTTTGAAATTTTCACAGAATGCTTTTCTTGGAATGTACTGGGAACTCAATATCTCTGCGTTCatgatttagaaagaaaaagcatgTAAATGAATCTGAAGCCACTTCAGGGACATACAGCTATAAGTAATACTTTAATCGGTAAATCTTTAGTTTAATATTGGCCAAGTGCCAAGGAACAcagaacagacttttttttttttttttttcagtgttttactaTAGGTCTGTCTATG
Coding sequences:
- the NMNAT3 gene encoding nicotinamide/nicotinic acid mononucleotide adenylyltransferase 3 isoform X2 — encoded protein: MKSRIPVVLLACGSFNPITNMHLRLFEVARDHLHQTAVPELKLLCGADILKTFQTPNLWKDAHIQEIVEKFGLVCVDRAGHDPKGYILGSPILQRHQDNIHLAREPVQNEISATYIRRALSQGQSVKYLLPDAVITYIKEHDLYTRNTGQERNEGQPSRGGPAPPPLPSSS
- the NMNAT3 gene encoding nicotinamide/nicotinic acid mononucleotide adenylyltransferase 3 isoform X1 gives rise to the protein MKSRIPVVLLACGSFNPITNMHLRLFEVARDHLHQTGRYQVVGGIISPVNDNYGKKDLVAARHRVAMAQLALQTSDWIRVDPWESEQAQWMETVKVLRHHHGELLRALPRTEGPDQVKAVTPAPAAVPELKLLCGADILKTFQTPNLWKDAHIQEIVEKFGLVCVDRAGHDPKGYILGSPILQRHQDNIHLAREPVQNEISATYIRRALSQGQSVKYLLPDAVITYIKEHDLYTRNTGQERNEGQPSRGGPAPPPLPSSS